A genomic region of Desulfosarcina ovata subsp. ovata contains the following coding sequences:
- a CDS encoding transposase gives MLILHDILEKLKNEFAQSSKGQERGIWFVYTIVAIIVPFASSRTSNILRCLKTVFGFSGISRKKFYTFMASPRIPWQRLWPTLWKLIPLPTTGGRLMLALDDSINAKTGKKIFACDKVFDHAAKQNQSRYPWAQNIVAVGLLKMIKGRWACLPLSYRFYLLKKTIERMNRDSNGPEVTFKSKLAMAVDMIGEIAAVFPRKRIVIITDSWFGNGGLWKPLKKQLGIWVDMISRLRSNSTIFELPPPPTGRQGRPRKYGRKLGNAAALAVRFKSLAKEYIVNLYGRNRNIVAYERVVMLKTIRCAVKVVWVYRKTQWVALYSTDLSLSAEQIIEYYGARWKIEALFKELKNDIGSADTQSRHPQAVSNHLHFCMLATTVAWIYASRVEKTPSRRHAVGGRRHFAFSDVRRSVTKAAMDKDFGRLFPVPRKSVFNSLVDVLLRMAA, from the coding sequence ATGCTTATCCTACACGACATCCTTGAAAAACTCAAAAACGAATTTGCTCAGTCCAGTAAAGGTCAGGAACGGGGAATATGGTTCGTATACACGATCGTGGCGATCATTGTTCCTTTCGCCTCATCGAGGACCTCAAACATTCTACGGTGCTTGAAGACGGTGTTCGGCTTTTCCGGGATCAGTCGTAAAAAGTTCTATACCTTCATGGCATCCCCACGGATTCCATGGCAACGGTTATGGCCCACGCTGTGGAAATTGATTCCGCTGCCAACGACCGGTGGGCGGTTAATGCTGGCTCTGGATGACAGTATCAACGCCAAGACAGGCAAGAAGATTTTCGCCTGCGACAAGGTTTTCGATCATGCTGCCAAGCAAAACCAGTCCAGGTATCCGTGGGCCCAGAACATCGTTGCTGTGGGGTTGTTGAAGATGATCAAGGGACGTTGGGCCTGTCTGCCGCTGAGTTATCGTTTCTACCTCCTGAAGAAAACCATCGAACGAATGAACCGTGACAGCAATGGACCGGAAGTGACATTCAAGAGCAAGCTTGCCATGGCGGTCGACATGATCGGTGAGATTGCCGCGGTGTTTCCCAGAAAACGGATTGTCATCATCACCGACTCATGGTTCGGCAATGGCGGCCTGTGGAAGCCATTGAAAAAACAGTTGGGCATATGGGTGGATATGATTTCCAGGCTTCGATCCAACAGCACAATATTTGAACTGCCGCCACCTCCGACCGGACGACAAGGCCGCCCGCGTAAATATGGCCGCAAGCTGGGGAATGCGGCAGCGTTGGCCGTTCGATTCAAATCGCTGGCAAAAGAATACATCGTCAACCTGTATGGCCGCAACCGGAACATCGTAGCCTATGAACGCGTGGTGATGCTCAAGACCATCCGATGTGCGGTCAAGGTGGTCTGGGTCTATCGTAAGACACAGTGGGTGGCACTTTATTCCACCGACCTGTCCCTTTCGGCTGAGCAGATTATCGAATACTATGGGGCCCGCTGGAAGATCGAAGCCTTATTCAAGGAATTGAAAAACGACATCGGCAGCGCTGACACGCAAAGCCGTCATCCGCAGGCCGTCAGCAACCATCTGCACTTTTGCATGCTGGCGACCACCGTCGCCTGGATTTACGCCAGCCGGGTCGAGAAAACGCCATCTCGCCGGCATGCCGTCGGCGGCCGCCGTCATTTTGCCTTTTCGGATGTCCGCCGATCCGTTACAAAGGCCGCGATGGACAAGGATTTTGGTAGGCTCTTCCCGGTGCCACGCAAATCCGTCTTTAATTCTCTCGTGGACGTACTGCTGCGCATGGCGGCTTGA
- a CDS encoding IS110 family transposase produces the protein MKKIVKYVGLDVHKDSITIAIADEGRDGNVRVYGKISNDLGQIDNVMRKLISQNAELHCVYEAGPCGYPIYRHLTSKGIDCVVVAPALIPKKTGDRVKNDRRDATHLATLHRSGELTPVYVPDQADEALRDLVRARKDIQISLRKVKQQINAFLLRQGINYPGKSKWSKAHLNWLADLKMPHPAQHIALTEYLDAMGDHEARVKRIEKAIEQCCQTSRLLPVIEALQALRGISLLSAVTVVAELGDLSRFDTPAQLMAYLGLIPSEHSSGGTIKKGPITKTGNTHARRTLIESAQAYRMPARKSKAIRKRQEGLPDDVLDIAWNAQLRLCHRYRRLIAKGKNHNVVITAIARELAGFIWAIARAVPIVAAER, from the coding sequence GTGAAAAAGATTGTAAAGTATGTTGGTTTGGATGTCCACAAAGATTCGATTACCATTGCTATCGCCGATGAAGGACGTGACGGAAACGTTCGAGTGTATGGAAAAATCAGCAACGACCTGGGGCAGATTGATAACGTCATGCGAAAACTGATTTCACAAAACGCCGAATTGCATTGTGTTTATGAAGCAGGTCCATGCGGATATCCAATCTACAGGCATTTAACAAGCAAGGGAATCGATTGCGTTGTCGTTGCTCCGGCGCTGATCCCCAAAAAAACCGGTGATCGGGTTAAAAACGATCGCCGAGATGCAACCCACCTGGCGACGCTCCACCGTTCCGGAGAACTGACGCCGGTGTATGTCCCCGATCAGGCCGATGAAGCACTTCGTGACCTGGTACGTGCACGAAAAGACATCCAAATATCGCTCCGCAAAGTCAAACAACAGATCAATGCCTTTTTATTGCGACAAGGGATCAATTATCCAGGTAAAAGCAAATGGAGTAAAGCGCATTTAAATTGGCTGGCGGATCTGAAGATGCCGCATCCGGCCCAGCACATTGCCCTTACCGAATACCTGGACGCCATGGGAGACCATGAGGCCCGCGTTAAGCGCATCGAAAAAGCGATTGAGCAATGTTGCCAAACCAGTCGATTGCTTCCGGTTATCGAGGCTCTGCAAGCGCTCAGGGGGATTTCTTTGCTCAGCGCGGTGACCGTCGTCGCTGAACTGGGGGATCTGAGCCGTTTCGATACGCCGGCACAGCTGATGGCCTATTTGGGTCTGATCCCATCGGAGCATTCAAGCGGTGGCACCATCAAAAAAGGCCCCATTACCAAAACCGGCAATACCCATGCCCGCAGGACGTTGATCGAATCGGCTCAGGCCTATCGTATGCCGGCCCGGAAAAGTAAGGCGATCCGTAAACGCCAGGAAGGCTTGCCGGACGATGTTTTGGATATTGCCTGGAATGCACAGCTACGACTATGCCACCGCTACCGCAGGTTGATTGCAAAGGGCAAAAACCATAACGTGGTCATCACCGCGATTGCACGCGAGTTGGCCGGTTTCATCTGGGCCATTGCCCGGGCTGTTCCAATCGTGGCCGCTGAAAGATGA
- a CDS encoding type II toxin-antitoxin system PemK/MazF family toxin, protein MKNLNIKRYEIFFADLNPTIGSEIKKIRPVVIVSQDEMNEYLDTVVICPLTSKLHPKWRSRLQIKCASKNAEIAVDQIRTISKKRLKNKIDKLSKIKAAQLRKLITDMYGE, encoded by the coding sequence ATGAAGAATTTGAATATTAAACGGTACGAAATATTTTTCGCGGATCTTAACCCAACCATTGGAAGTGAAATAAAAAAAATTCGTCCTGTTGTCATCGTTAGTCAAGATGAAATGAATGAATATTTAGACACAGTTGTCATATGCCCCTTGACCTCAAAATTACACCCCAAATGGAGAAGCCGCCTTCAAATTAAATGCGCAAGTAAAAATGCTGAAATTGCTGTTGACCAAATAAGAACCATTAGCAAAAAAAGACTGAAAAATAAAATAGATAAATTATCAAAGATCAAAGCAGCTCAATTACGCAAGCTTATTACTGATATGTATGGTGAATAG
- a CDS encoding AbrB/MazE/SpoVT family DNA-binding domain-containing protein produces MEKQVRTRDVKLVPIGNSKGVRIPKPLLIKYGLKNSLLLEETEQGLLLRKKEDNKLSWEDTYKAMADEKENWDDFDTTLLDGLEDEEFEY; encoded by the coding sequence ATGGAAAAACAAGTACGAACAAGGGATGTAAAATTGGTTCCTATTGGAAACTCCAAAGGGGTTCGCATTCCTAAGCCGCTTCTTATAAAATATGGCCTAAAAAACTCCCTTTTGCTCGAAGAAACTGAGCAGGGATTACTTCTCCGGAAAAAAGAGGACAATAAGCTTTCTTGGGAAGATACATATAAGGCCATGGCAGATGAGAAAGAAAACTGGGACGATTTTGACACTACTCTTCTAGATGGGTTGGAGGATGAAGAATTTGAATATTAA
- a CDS encoding helix-turn-helix domain-containing protein, giving the protein MAKHESALKDNTNQREIAKQLGIPRSTLQHWMDRKDSIDAEPEVKAFFESPTGTAFLHRLVVAAQFVITLLGPGSVRLVCEFLELSGLSKFIATSYGSQQKVSVAIEQATVDFGDKETNRMAKDMEPKDITACLDETFHPETCLVSIEPESNYILLETYANGRKGSDWMKAMEDALKGLPVTVVQSSSDYGTGIANYVKNHLGAHHSPDVFHIQYEVVKASSTALASKTKAAQKALESASAAVNRCIDQQVAYESKGSQPGRKPQFDRKIQNALKKEAEELHALEVAILHQKRMQRASGTLLEGFRGLQGRSSVLQIIR; this is encoded by the coding sequence ATGGCAAAACATGAATCGGCACTAAAGGATAACACCAACCAGCGGGAAATTGCAAAACAACTTGGTATTCCTCGTTCAACGCTGCAGCATTGGATGGATCGAAAAGATTCTATTGATGCTGAGCCTGAGGTCAAGGCATTTTTTGAATCGCCAACCGGAACAGCCTTTTTACACCGATTGGTTGTCGCCGCTCAGTTTGTAATAACGCTTTTAGGGCCTGGGAGCGTTCGATTGGTCTGCGAATTTCTCGAATTGTCAGGCCTTTCGAAATTTATTGCCACTTCGTACGGATCTCAGCAAAAAGTCTCGGTTGCTATCGAGCAAGCCACTGTCGATTTCGGCGATAAAGAAACCAATCGCATGGCAAAAGACATGGAACCTAAGGATATCACCGCTTGCCTGGATGAGACGTTTCATCCTGAGACGTGTTTGGTTTCCATTGAACCGGAATCTAACTATATCTTGCTGGAAACATACGCCAATGGGCGCAAAGGTTCAGACTGGATGAAGGCGATGGAAGATGCATTGAAGGGGCTTCCTGTAACCGTGGTACAATCCTCAAGTGATTATGGTACGGGGATTGCCAATTACGTCAAGAACCACCTTGGGGCGCATCATTCACCGGATGTTTTTCATATTCAGTACGAAGTGGTAAAGGCCTCCAGTACCGCCCTTGCCAGCAAAACGAAGGCGGCACAAAAAGCACTGGAAAGCGCTTCGGCAGCGGTTAATCGATGTATCGATCAACAAGTTGCCTACGAAAGCAAAGGGTCCCAACCTGGAAGAAAGCCTCAATTTGATCGAAAAATCCAGAACGCGCTGAAAAAAGAAGCTGAAGAGTTACATGCGCTCGAGGTTGCCATACTTCATCAAAAGCGCATGCAGAGGGCTTCAGGGACGCTCCTCGAGGGCTTCAGAGGGCTTCAGGGACGCTCCTCGGTTTTACAGATTATCAGATAA
- a CDS encoding RHS repeat domain-containing protein, with protein MTAADTSTEWDYNENNELTGYDDVTFDYDLNGNMIEKNAGGVVTKFFYNLEDRLERVEDGSGNVIASYHYDPFGRRLWKDVAGTRTCFHYSDEGLVGEYEATGAVIKTYGWKPGSTWSTDPLFMKIGSAYYYYYHNDHLGTPQKMTSASGAVVWSATYSSFGEVSIDVGAVTNNLRFSGQYFDAESGLHYNCYRYYDPVSGRYMTPDPSHSIAGGNSRIYFMVPHLLKTPQELHNYHYTQNNSINYIDSSGLRTYRCRRPLAALRGSGERSGPDVPGNPLYHQYLCVERGGVVTCCGQTGQDDRFYGLGAPSNDDFNPENCELIGANRCIDNCLLQRFNNQRPNYGLVGPGTNCQEWSDNQFQECFDNCF; from the coding sequence TTGACCGCTGCCGATACCTCGACCGAGTGGGACTACAACGAGAACAACGAGCTGACCGGTTATGATGATGTAACCTTTGATTACGACCTCAACGGCAATATGATCGAAAAGAATGCCGGTGGGGTGGTAACCAAGTTCTTTTACAACCTGGAGGATCGCCTGGAGCGTGTGGAGGACGGTTCGGGCAATGTGATCGCCAGCTACCACTACGATCCCTTTGGCCGGCGCCTGTGGAAGGATGTCGCTGGCACCCGGACTTGCTTCCATTACAGCGATGAAGGGCTGGTGGGCGAGTACGAAGCCACGGGCGCTGTCATCAAAACCTACGGTTGGAAACCCGGTTCCACCTGGAGCACCGATCCGCTGTTTATGAAAATCGGCTCCGCCTATTACTACTACTACCACAACGATCATCTGGGTACGCCGCAGAAGATGACATCCGCCTCCGGGGCGGTGGTTTGGAGTGCTACTTACTCGTCGTTTGGTGAAGTCTCGATTGATGTTGGAGCAGTTACCAACAATCTGCGGTTTTCTGGACAGTACTTCGATGCGGAAAGCGGGTTGCATTATAATTGCTACAGGTATTATGATCCGGTCAGTGGGCGCTATATGACGCCTGACCCTTCGCATTCTATCGCAGGTGGCAATTCAAGAATTTATTTTATGGTTCCTCATCTGCTGAAAACACCTCAAGAACTGCACAATTATCACTATACCCAAAACAATTCTATTAATTACATTGACTCATCAGGGTTACGTACCTACCGATGCCGCAGACCGCTTGCCGCATTAAGGGGAAGTGGCGAAAGAAGCGGGCCTGATGTGCCAGGGAACCCTTTATATCATCAATACCTTTGTGTTGAACGTGGTGGTGTTGTTACTTGTTGCGGGCAGACCGGACAAGATGATCGGTTTTATGGACTAGGCGCCCCAAGTAATGATGATTTTAATCCTGAAAATTGTGAGTTAATAGGTGCTAATAGATGCATTGACAATTGTTTACTACAAAGGTTTAATAATCAAAGACCAAACTATGGTCTTGTGGGACCGGGTACTAATTGTCAAGAATGGTCGGACAATCAATTCCAAGAATGTTTCGATAATTGTTTTTAA
- a CDS encoding IS110 family transposase: MDDIARFEMFCKLRSQIRGSENQLIVGIDIAKDKHHAFFGTDRGKSLWRRLIFTNDLIGFERLMEQVETLMSQHNILEFSKNSAGHYSQYVR, from the coding sequence ATGGACGACATTGCCCGCTTCGAAATGTTTTGTAAACTACGCAGCCAGATCAGAGGATCTGAAAACCAATTGATTGTCGGTATCGATATTGCCAAAGACAAGCATCATGCTTTCTTCGGGACCGATAGGGGAAAGTCACTCTGGCGCCGGCTGATCTTTACCAATGATCTGATCGGCTTCGAGCGACTCATGGAACAGGTGGAGACGCTTATGAGCCAGCACAATATACTCGAGTTTTCGAAAAATAGTGCGGGACATTATTCTCAATATGTGCGATAA
- a CDS encoding transposase, with amino-acid sequence MKIPCAKPLAFLVTGLSFLKPGLTNIQFDNMILVATALVLGSGFNLSRISRMWLEEKAVSTLSYFLSDAKFYIPELQLLYAKRIQQMYTLQPGYFLIDDTMKHHTKFCKWIHGVFVLFDHAFGTNMKATCLVFVYYSDGNLIKFPINFRMFHKETGTMPWQRGKAHPYKTKYALAVEILEWALEVGFPPSMVLADSWFCTGPFIKELKRLELSYIIELKPNYTVRVPCQPPKLTPKGRLSKNQYYTRSLPEVYKSISYVEKYGFTADPATGKAQKVLYHTKTKTLRLNSITGKHCVVESVDPTTQTTKYLLTDQLTWEAGKILITYSHRWVIEEFFRNAKQLTDMEGATIRSEQGVSITICLVSWIDSLLHFENYKQSTAGKLSKGSLTIPSIIRQSQYENFKAVFERLKADEDFYRKWLEVEEKNIFRFRKPRKEVELLERNQNLNPQEAA; translated from the coding sequence ATGAAGATTCCGTGCGCTAAGCCGCTCGCATTCCTTGTCACCGGGCTGTCCTTTTTGAAACCAGGGCTAACCAACATTCAATTTGATAACATGATACTGGTCGCAACGGCCTTGGTATTGGGTTCTGGATTCAACCTGAGCCGCATTAGTCGAATGTGGTTGGAAGAAAAGGCGGTTAGCACGCTTTCTTATTTTTTATCCGATGCAAAATTTTACATCCCCGAGTTGCAATTGCTTTATGCCAAACGCATCCAGCAAATGTACACCCTTCAACCAGGTTATTTTCTGATCGACGACACAATGAAACACCATACCAAATTCTGCAAATGGATTCACGGTGTGTTTGTTTTATTCGATCATGCCTTTGGAACGAACATGAAGGCAACCTGCCTTGTTTTTGTGTATTACAGTGATGGAAACCTTATCAAATTTCCAATCAATTTCAGAATGTTTCACAAAGAAACGGGGACGATGCCTTGGCAAAGAGGGAAAGCCCATCCATACAAAACCAAGTATGCGCTTGCCGTCGAGATACTGGAGTGGGCATTGGAAGTCGGTTTCCCCCCTTCCATGGTGTTAGCGGATTCCTGGTTTTGCACAGGGCCGTTTATCAAAGAACTTAAACGCCTTGAGCTCAGTTATATTATCGAACTCAAACCCAATTACACGGTCAGGGTCCCATGCCAGCCCCCTAAGCTCACCCCCAAAGGGCGATTGTCAAAAAATCAATATTACACGCGGTCCCTGCCCGAGGTTTATAAATCCATTTCTTACGTTGAAAAATACGGCTTTACAGCAGACCCGGCAACTGGTAAAGCTCAAAAAGTTCTTTATCACACGAAGACTAAGACGCTTCGTTTAAATTCTATAACTGGCAAGCATTGTGTTGTTGAAAGTGTTGATCCCACCACTCAAACCACGAAATATTTACTTACCGATCAACTCACTTGGGAAGCCGGTAAAATTCTCATCACTTACAGCCATAGATGGGTAATTGAAGAGTTTTTCAGGAATGCGAAGCAGCTAACCGATATGGAGGGAGCCACTATCAGGAGTGAGCAAGGCGTATCAATAACGATATGCCTGGTGTCCTGGATTGACTCCCTCCTCCATTTTGAAAACTACAAGCAAAGCACTGCTGGAAAACTGTCAAAGGGATCATTAACGATCCCCTCAATTATACGTCAATCCCAATACGAAAATTTCAAGGCAGTATTTGAGAGACTGAAGGCGGACGAAGATTTTTATCGCAAGTGGTTAGAAGTGGAAGAGAAAAATATCTTCAGGTTCCGCAAACCGAGAAAAGAAGTGGAGTTGCTCGAACGGAACCAGAATCTCAACCCCCAAGAGGCTGCATAG
- a CDS encoding IS110 family transposase, which yields MCQRTIFRKLENMENVVFGLEPTSNYHKPLTHWLTGKGHLVVLVAGKAVKDNRELLDGRWDKNDTKDSANVADLVSQGKCLFYENPEADMLALRSLLAVRRQLKKEVHRLRMRIRNGLLAKYFPEMDRYWGSCITENLAIIRWYLDPRKIAATDFEVFVQHVTTTDRGVRQMNRLRKIHEAAGRSIGLPVDDAAEYEARMLVERFKAVEKELEQVMDQINTICRELPSYKLLLTIPGFGPYIAPLVLSALANPLRFKSRKQVIRLAGLDLNASRSGKKSQNSVPVISKKGDAELRYGLYQAALIASCHNDGFRRIYNRMLEGRQGERGIKTKARVKIAAKMLVIAWTMLKKNEPFNAIHLMAEPVHHR from the coding sequence ATTTGTCAAAGAACTATTTTTCGAAAACTCGAGAATATGGAAAATGTCGTTTTCGGCTTGGAGCCGACCAGCAACTACCACAAGCCGCTTACCCATTGGCTGACCGGGAAAGGCCATCTGGTGGTCTTGGTAGCCGGCAAAGCGGTTAAGGACAACCGGGAACTCCTTGATGGCCGCTGGGATAAAAACGATACCAAAGACAGCGCCAACGTCGCCGACCTGGTCAGCCAGGGAAAGTGCCTGTTCTATGAAAATCCGGAAGCCGATATGCTGGCGCTGCGCAGTCTCCTGGCGGTTCGGCGACAGCTGAAAAAAGAGGTGCATCGACTGCGCATGCGTATCCGCAACGGCCTCTTGGCCAAGTACTTTCCGGAAATGGATCGATACTGGGGATCGTGCATCACCGAAAACCTGGCCATCATCCGATGGTATCTGGACCCACGCAAGATCGCCGCAACAGATTTCGAAGTCTTTGTACAGCATGTGACGACCACCGACCGAGGCGTTCGCCAAATGAACCGACTGAGAAAAATCCATGAGGCCGCCGGACGTTCCATCGGCCTGCCGGTTGACGATGCGGCCGAATACGAAGCCAGGATGCTGGTCGAGAGGTTCAAGGCTGTCGAAAAGGAGCTTGAACAAGTCATGGACCAAATCAATACCATTTGCCGGGAATTGCCATCTTACAAGCTATTGCTGACCATCCCCGGATTTGGTCCTTACATCGCGCCTCTGGTGCTTTCCGCCCTGGCCAACCCGTTGAGGTTTAAAAGCCGCAAGCAGGTAATCCGTCTGGCGGGATTGGATCTTAACGCCAGCCGCAGTGGTAAGAAAAGCCAGAACAGCGTGCCGGTCATTTCGAAGAAGGGTGATGCCGAACTCCGCTATGGCCTGTATCAGGCCGCCCTGATCGCCTCCTGCCACAATGATGGTTTTCGCCGGATATACAACCGTATGCTGGAAGGCCGCCAGGGGGAGCGCGGCATCAAGACCAAGGCACGCGTCAAGATCGCCGCCAAAATGTTGGTGATCGCCTGGACGATGCTGAAAAAGAACGAGCCGTTCAATGCTATCCACCTTATGGCAGAGCCTGTTCATCACCGTTGA